The following proteins are co-located in the Pseudoalteromonas sp. N1230-9 genome:
- a CDS encoding efflux RND transporter periplasmic adaptor subunit: MIKDTSAQDISVTKRNNFAKPVALIIGVLLIGSVGIGSIFADTEGSISVEKASLQISKVTQQPLIRDVAASGKIVAANAPKVYSPERGFVDLKVKAGDSVKKDDIIAIVKSPELTNELKQQQSVLARLDGELQRKQLEARRQKLSLTKALDLAQVELNAADRENRRAQLSIKKNLISQIDLEKAVDDLARAKLSYKHAEQEVALAKDTLAFELKAAERDLARQQLIVDDLFRQVNDLTIIASVSGIVGNLLVQQKEAVTQSQPLMTLVDLSNFEAELQVPESYANELGLGMQVELTLGARHVTGTLSAISPEVNNREVTTRVRFDDELVGIRQNQRLTARILLENRDNVLQVKRGAFLQQGGTRAYRIDGDMAYLIDIKTGASSINAVELLEGVQAGDQLIISNYDRYKQAPVLVLR, from the coding sequence ATGATAAAAGATACCAGTGCTCAGGATATCTCGGTGACAAAGAGGAATAACTTTGCAAAACCAGTTGCACTAATTATCGGTGTATTATTAATTGGCTCGGTTGGTATAGGCAGTATTTTTGCGGACACCGAAGGCAGTATTTCCGTTGAAAAAGCAAGCCTACAAATCAGCAAAGTAACTCAGCAACCTCTCATTAGAGATGTCGCCGCAAGTGGCAAAATCGTTGCTGCAAATGCGCCCAAAGTATACAGCCCTGAACGCGGCTTTGTGGATTTAAAAGTAAAAGCAGGTGACAGCGTAAAAAAAGATGACATCATCGCAATTGTAAAAAGCCCTGAGCTAACAAATGAGCTAAAACAGCAACAATCTGTACTTGCAAGGCTTGATGGTGAGCTTCAACGCAAGCAACTTGAAGCACGTAGACAAAAACTAAGCTTAACGAAAGCGCTCGACCTTGCTCAGGTCGAACTTAATGCTGCTGACCGTGAAAACCGTCGTGCCCAATTATCTATAAAGAAAAACTTAATAAGCCAAATTGATTTAGAAAAAGCAGTCGATGATTTAGCAAGAGCAAAACTTTCTTATAAACATGCTGAGCAAGAGGTTGCGCTTGCTAAAGATACCCTTGCCTTTGAGTTAAAAGCCGCAGAGCGAGATCTAGCAAGACAGCAGCTTATCGTTGATGATTTATTTCGCCAAGTAAATGACCTAACTATCATAGCCAGTGTGAGCGGCATCGTGGGGAATTTACTTGTTCAACAAAAAGAGGCCGTAACTCAAAGTCAGCCATTAATGACTTTGGTGGACTTAAGTAACTTTGAAGCCGAGCTTCAAGTGCCAGAAAGTTATGCCAATGAATTAGGTTTAGGGATGCAAGTCGAACTAACGCTCGGTGCTCGTCATGTGACGGGAACATTGTCAGCAATATCACCGGAAGTAAACAACCGTGAAGTGACAACACGAGTGCGATTTGATGATGAACTGGTTGGAATTCGCCAAAATCAGCGTCTCACAGCCCGCATTCTCTTAGAAAATCGCGACAATGTTTTACAAGTAAAGCGCGGCGCCTTTTTACAACAAGGTGGGACGCGTGCTTATCGAATCGATGGTGATATGGCTTACTTAATCGATATTAAAACAGGCGCTAGCAGCATTAACGCTGTGGAGCTCTTAGAAGGCGTTCAAGCTGGCGATCAATTAATCATCTCTAACTACGACCGTTATAAACAAGCACCGGTACTCGTTTTACGTTAA